A segment of the Stigmatopora nigra isolate UIUO_SnigA chromosome 15, RoL_Snig_1.1, whole genome shotgun sequence genome:
ttttcagtaCTCAAGTATATGTGCTTCTACATATATCTCTCTATTAATAGATGTTTGACATGTATGCACTTTTACGGATGCTTACGGGGAAACTTTGCTTGGTGAAAGCCGGTGAGAGGCTTTGGGCAGCCTGAACCTCGAATAGTAATTTCCTTCTTCTTTCTGAACTCCTCAACGTCAAActatgaagggaaaaaaaaaccagtAGAGTCGAAAATGGTTTAATACGATCAGCACAAAATTGCAGCATGATGACAAAAAGAATTTCAAATACATACCTGACTCATGCGCTCTACCTCCGGATGCTCATTGTAAAAGTTCTTCTCAAATTTAGGGAGTTCATCTACATCCCATCGTTTCTTTCGTAAACGTTCACCAGGACTGCCATATTTCTTAATAGAAGATGAACTGCTTCTGCTCGACCCAATACGAGGGCTTctgtaacaaaataaaacaaactcacCATCTTATTAATTCGTATGAAGCATCGTAGTAAGATTGATTGTAAAGCATGTGGTGCACACAGCGAATTGATGTTAGCTTAAATGCTAAAATggattttagtttttcttaCCCCCTGTCACGACCAcggtctctgtctctatctcggTCTCTATCCCTGTCCCTGTCTCTATCCcgatctcgatctctatctCGGTCTCCGTAAGAACCTCTCATTTTTTAACACTCTCGTTCCCTTTGAGGACTAATGGCGttgtttcgttttttttcctgtgttcgTTAGCTTATCTCGTGTTAACGTTTACGAAATGGACTCCGCTACGCTAAATGATCAACGCTTAAACACCTTGTAACGCCACTAGCAATTCCCGGGAacgtaaaacaaagaaaaaatgtaattatcgtATTTTGGGAGGTGAAATAGACGTTTAAATTAGTGTTTCATCGAAAGTAGGAGCAGTTAAGTTGTTAGCTTAGCTGTATGCTGGGAACGGAAGCCACGTCGATTGGTTAGTTGCTTGATAGCCCCGCCCCAAAGGAAGATTGACAGTACGTATATTATCCCCCACATAAGGGACACAGAAGAGATAACATATATAAGCCTAGATGTCTAATAGGCTGTGATGGCGGTGTAAAAAAGTGGCGGCCATTTTGCATCAGAGTTCTTCCCTCttgtgggttttgtccgggtaaaaatatgcatggtaggctggttgaacacccgCACAAGCtgaatcttgaaaaaaatatggatactTTAAGTGTGGATTTTTTACTGCATCTCTGACGTTTATAATAAATACCAAACAATGGACATTGGTTTAAAATTGAAcaatttgtcattattttaacatagatggagaaaatatacaataaaaaattaTGGAATGGATTTTGTCTCCTTGCAAAACAGAAGTATGTATTACATAAGTTTCTTCATGTCttagcatttattttcatttcaatactAACAAATTCCAGCAGCATATAATATATGACACAGCAATAGCCAGATAaaatatacacaacaacaaaaaaaacataacagggatttattaaaataaaaaaatcacagttgAAAAACAGCACTTTATGAAGCAATGTCATTAAACACATGAAATTTCTACCAGTGTTTAAACTCTTACATACAAAATGTTCTCTATGGAATGCATCCTAATATTAGTATATCCAGTTTGGGGATTTTAAGACTTCAAAATTGGTTAAAGAGCACAATAATGCCACTTGTGTTTACTAATCGTACTGACCTCCACTTTAGTTTAGAATTCGGATGCACTTTACCTACCTTGCATCCAAgatatattttgcatttgccACAACACGCAACAGATATAGGCAACATTATGTTGTGTTCCACCATGAAACATTAACAATCACAACCACAATGTCTACTGGCTGCCGCAAAAACACAATTTCTCATCACTGTAACTAAAATCTACTCAAACACATTCAATATTCTGTCTTTAAACAGTAATACATGTACCAATAATATATTTGGGTTAGTAAGAGCTTCCTCCAGTGATTGCCTTGAAGCTCTCTTCTTCTATGTTCCCTTTGTATGCACATAATAAAGGCctttcaaaaatgtaatgtagCTGTTATGGaaacaaatgcttttattgttgtcCTCTAGCACATCTTTGTCTAGCTGTTGTAATCTAACTCAATGCTCCTTCAATATTACCTGATCTGAGATGCATATGATGACTTTATTTGTGGGATTATAATCCAGTTTACACAACAACTAGGCAGTGATGCTGTTTCCATTATCTGTGTAGGCCGTGTCCTTCTGTCAGTCTTAATGGCCCAATAAAATCTCTTCTAGGTGGCGACTGACAAACATCAGACAACCATCAAATTTAGTCAttcttgaccccccccccccaagtacCGTGCACCATTTGATAAATAACAATTTTCATAATCAATCCACACCTTAAAGGTCTCATGATACATGTTGctctttaaatatattaatgaAGGGTGGGAGTTTaacatattaattaaaaaattaaccagttgaaaaaaatatccttttAAATGCAAGTTACCTCCTTCCACCTTTGtcagtgtatatttttttggtacatGGACCAAACTGACagatatttcctaaaataaaataactcagcaaaaaaaacttaaattggCACTTTTACGAATTGTTTGTCACTTGCAAAGATagatttccaatccatttgaagtgagtGTGTTGGCAAACAAATCCTACTTTCCAACaaagttgaaatgaattggacatcaaaCATGAGATTAACTCTATTAAAACAATTGAGCCCCACCCTTCTAATTTGGCAAAGTTTTGGCATCCGGCATGTTTCATCAAGAATCCCAATATAAAAAGTCAGAAGATGATGGCAATTCCAGCCCAGTAGTATTCCTAGTTGTCAACAAAATGGTAACTGTGGGCTTTAAAGTGCAGTATCAAGAAACTATGTGAAGCCATACAGACATTGACAAAAACTGTAAATAGATTTCAGGCTGTAATTGCTTCTCTGAAATTAATAACGTTACCGTCTACTAAACATATAATAGAAATACCCCAAGCACTTACCTAAAAttcttcctccttttaaatACTCTCACCATGCCATAAACCTGACATGAACCTCATTGAAATAAGGAAAAGCTCAGAGTTGTCTCTAAGAGTAAAAGGGGAAACTTCAGTGAATGTGGTCAAGTCTCAGAACTCATCGTCAGAGCTGAGCAACATGGTCTTCTCATTGTCCCCTCTGGTGCTGAGGTTACTATGGCTGCGAGAGAGAGCTGGGCCGCCACCTCGCTCCAGCGTGGACTGTTGAGTATACTGCTGATAAGCTGGCGAGAAGTTATGGATGGCATCTTGCACCATGTCTCCTGGGTTCATGGTCTCCTTCAGGCTGCTGGAGATGCTCTTCATTGGTGCACAGCGTCCTAGAGATCAATGAGCAATGTTAGTATCACTGAATAGAGAAATGATGACAGATCCAAAACAGAAAATCCTGTTTTCACTGTCTATTCAAGAAACTTCTACGGCAGACTTGAGTGTTTATTAAGAGAGATCCAAGATGGCGGTGCGCACGGGTGTAGTGGCgctttgctctccagtttggtgttttgttttcttccactAATTTCATTAtgcgcagctgtgtatgatgacaataaagactttTGATGATTTGATTATTCTGAACCGGCATAAAAATGTTAcgtgtttttctttgttatcCCCATAAATAGAGCTGCTTCTGAAATGAGTCCATATCCTATAGTATTAAAACCAATTGGCCTCAACATCCCCCTCCCTATCTCTGCTCAATAGTGGGTCAATTAGTGAGTAGAGCATGCAattgaaaatatcaaaacataATCCAGACAGAACATCCACAAAACAATGCGAATGAAGTGTAAACCATGAGAAAAAAACGAAACTGaacttttggttaaaaaatgtcaatgatgaGACTGTAACTACGTCTTTCCCTGCCACTGACGaggacagacgtccaatcacttGGCTCTTTTCATCCTACTGTTGGGAATTTAAAAGTTTATTGCTCGTAAACGTCCATAATTCGACGCAAGAGGGTGGCAACAAATGGACGTTCATTCATctgtcgctgtcaatggcaggcaatgagtaaaaaaaaaaaatgattgggaaGAAAAACATTGACTCCGGTCACACCTACCGTATTGTCCATAGTTTGGAAATGAACCTTTAAATGCAGCATGACAAGGAAGAACAAGCACAAAGGCAAATACAGTACAGAATTGAGAAAAGTGACTAAAGAGGAAAATAGGAAACCTACAAAATAAAGACTGCCAATATAAATAATCAAATTTAGATAACATATAAAACAAATTACCATATGAATCCAGTCTTTTGTCCATGTAGACCTTATAAGTAAAGGCATGGCGCAGAGCAATGGCAGCAAAAAACATCTCGATGCAGATGATGAAGTTCTGATACCCAGCGGCAACTGTTCCCTCCCCCACTGAAAAGTCAGTAGAGTTTATCTGAGGAATGGCACCACACTTCTCTAGGATGGCCAGCAGCATACCTGGAATGGATTACAGGCACATCACAGGCGGGGTAAAGTGATTTAACATCAGAATGAATTGAATTACAGACATGGTTGCAATGCAAATTCATCTCATAAATCAAGCTACCGTCATCCATTACTTTTGCAGTAGGTCATGTGAATTTAGTCAAGTATAACATTGTGCACTGTTAGTTATGGTCTTCTTACCCTgccagaaagagagaaagatgaCAGACTTGACCATGAAGAACTTCAGCACAGGGCTGTAGGGGACAAGTAGCTCTCTTGTGGCAAAGTAGAAAAGGAAAAGCGCATACAGCGACAGGCTCACAGAGATGTTGTagataatggttacatacaagTAGCCACTAGCCACACTGGAACAAAAGCACATTAGGGACCATTAAGGTGCATTGTATAACATGTGCATAAACTGTTTATATTCCCTATATCCATTATGCATTCATATACTTTTGAAGAAAGACTCATTTTTGGGTGTCAATACTAATTGTGTGTTAATTAGTACAATGAGAGGTGGACAGTGGACCCTGGGTGACGGCATTAGGCCGTTCCAGAGTGGGGATTGGAAGGCAAAATTGTAATCTGGCGGGCAATAGAAATCAAGGGTAATTAGCTAAtccaaaatgtaatatacacttTAAAAGTATGTAACGATACATTTAGAGTATCGATACATTTGCAATTAATTATCATATGTGGATCCACCATTTCTGTATCAATACTTTGATACTTTGACTAAACAGATGTGAATGACTATATTAGCAAGTGCTTTAGAAACATACTTGAAATCTCCATCTTTGTATTTTCCAAAAGCCTGAAGAATGACGGTGATGATTGCCACGAGTGGTTTGACCACACAGAACTGTAGAGTGGCCTGAAAAAGCGACAGATTCAAAGTTAAGTCTATGTAAGTGAGCAGGGAGGGAATGTACAGCATTGTCATTATGCTGTTTGTgcatatacagtcatacctctacttacaaatgcctctctTTTCTCTTATTGTTATGTTTTATGTGAGGATCGTGGaatcaatgagagaatttacatataaagcactgctctacttacgaaattttcaagttatgaaaaaagttctggaaccaattatatAATTTCCTAAGTAGAAGTACGACTGCATCTGGAACATTGGATACATGCATTAAAGCCATGTAATCAAATAATAGCAGTTTTTGTACCTGTTTGCAGAATCTGAGGAACCCAATAGAGTAGGTCTTACCCCACAGACAACAGGTCCCATACACACAACTTGACCTGTGAAGGATTGCAGAGAACAAATATTGATGGAAACAGATGCAAATTATGGCACTTGTTTTCAGCGACAAATAAACCTTACTCAATGGATTTCCCTCGGATTTCAGCCATGATGGCACTCTCGCCTCCTAGATACTCATAACAGAGACTGAGGAAGTTGTAGATGACAAAGGCTGGAGAGAGAGAGCACAGAAACGTTAACTCTACTCATTCAAGAATGAATACCTAGCTCGTTAGTGGTTCTACAGGAAAGGATCAAATTTCATGTCATTTGTACCACAGTTCATTTAATTAGTTATCGATGCTTTAAGCCTGGATGAAAGATTGTTTGAATATCGCCATGTTTTGCTGCCTGCACCACCTAACATCGGATATGTGTAAGACGATGGACGAGCATTTCCATATTAATGTCTCTAACGTCCTCTTTGCAGCTGTTTTT
Coding sequences within it:
- the LOC144208144 gene encoding transmembrane protein 184B-like isoform X2, which gives rise to MSQLWNRDIPLSERLANNSPAGLAPRVTATMLPQGSGSNTSRIPEAPLVTPEQPIFLMTSTAQTISGFFVWTALLITCHQIYMHLRYYSSPNEQRHIVRILFIVPIYAFDSWLSLLFFTNEEYYVYFDTVRDCYEAFVIYNFLSLCYEYLGGESAIMAEIRGKSIESSCVYGTCCLWGKTYSIGFLRFCKQATLQFCVVKPLVAIITVILQAFGKYKDGDFNVASGYLYVTIIYNISVSLSLYALFLFYFATRELLVPYSPVLKFFMVKSVIFLSFWQGMLLAILEKCGAIPQINSTDFSVGEGTVAAGYQNFIICIEMFFAAIALRHAFTYKVYMDKRLDSYGRCAPMKSISSSLKETMNPGDMVQDAIHNFSPAYQQYTQQSTLERGGGPALSRSHSNLSTRGDNEKTMLLSSDDEF
- the LOC144208144 gene encoding transmembrane protein 184B-like isoform X1, with the protein product MSQLWNRDIPLSERLANNSPAGLAPRVTATMLPQGSGSNTSRIPEAPLVTPEQPIFLMTSTAQTISGFFVWTALLITCHQIYMHLRYYSSPNEQRHIVRILFIVPIYAFDSWLSLLFFTNEEYYVYFDTVRDCYEAFVIYNFLSLCYEYLGGESAIMAEIRGKSIESSCVYGTCCLWGKTYSIGFLRFCKQATLQFCVVKPLVAIITVILQAFGKYKDGDFNVASGYLYVTIIYNISVSLSLYALFLFYFATRELLVPYSPVLKFFMVKSVIFLSFWQGMLLAILEKCGAIPQINSTDFSVGEGTVAAGYQNFIICIEMFFAAIALRHAFTYKVYMDKRLDSYGSFPNYGQYGRCAPMKSISSSLKETMNPGDMVQDAIHNFSPAYQQYTQQSTLERGGGPALSRSHSNLSTRGDNEKTMLLSSDDEF